In a genomic window of Salegentibacter salegens:
- a CDS encoding RagB/SusD family nutrient uptake outer membrane protein: MTKTKINAAKDINVLRERANATSVNPADVDYLLDERARELVAEEPRRLTLARMHELVERVKRYNKVSAPSIQEFHNLWPIPQSEIDANINSELTQNPGY, from the coding sequence TTGACTAAGACGAAAATCAATGCAGCTAAAGATATAAATGTGTTAAGGGAAAGAGCTAATGCAACTTCCGTAAATCCCGCAGATGTAGATTATTTACTAGACGAGCGAGCCAGAGAATTGGTTGCAGAAGAGCCTCGAAGACTTACTTTGGCGAGAATGCACGAATTGGTTGAACGGGTAAAACGTTATAATAAAGTATCCGCTCCCTCCATTCAAGAATTTCATAATTTATGGCCTATACCTCAGAGCGAGATTGACGCCAATATTAATAGTGAACTTACCCAGAATCCAGGATATTGA
- a CDS encoding 3-keto-disaccharide hydrolase, whose translation MAVSAILIFLVGCSATAPDAPWFSLFDGESLDGWSQKNGNAKYELEDGVIVGTTVSGTPNSFLTTDKKYGDFILELDFKADPSMNSGIQIRSESKPQYQDNRVHGYQVEIDPSDRAWSGGIYDEARRGWLYPMSLNTSAQNAYKKDDWNHYRIEAIGDTIQTWVNGIAAANLVDDKTQEGFIALQVHAIGDDEAPGKQIRWKNVRIMTDSLEQYNTKSDAPVFNTNNQLTSSEIEKEWKLLWDGKSTNGWRGARMDKFPEQGWEIEDGILTVLASGGAESAAGGDIVTEDLYGDFELKVDFKLTKGANSGVKYYVDTDINKGPGSSIGLEYQILDDENHPDAKLGNHKGSRTVASLYDLIKADPNKPINPVGEWNTAHIVSKDNHVEHWLNGTKVLEYERGSENFRKLVSESKYDKWPNFGQSENGHILLQDHGDRVSFKNIKIKSLN comes from the coding sequence ATGGCAGTATCAGCTATACTTATTTTTCTTGTTGGCTGCTCAGCAACAGCTCCAGATGCTCCTTGGTTTTCTTTATTTGACGGAGAGTCTTTGGATGGCTGGAGCCAAAAGAATGGAAATGCAAAATATGAATTGGAGGATGGAGTGATCGTGGGAACTACGGTTTCGGGAACACCTAATTCATTTCTCACGACTGATAAAAAATATGGTGACTTTATCCTGGAGCTTGACTTTAAAGCAGATCCCAGTATGAATTCTGGGATCCAGATAAGAAGCGAGAGCAAACCTCAATATCAAGATAATCGTGTACATGGTTATCAGGTAGAAATAGATCCTTCAGATCGTGCATGGAGCGGAGGCATATATGATGAAGCCAGAAGAGGGTGGCTCTATCCTATGAGTCTGAATACATCCGCGCAAAATGCATACAAAAAGGATGACTGGAACCATTACAGAATCGAAGCCATAGGTGATACTATTCAAACGTGGGTGAACGGAATAGCAGCTGCAAACCTGGTTGATGATAAGACGCAAGAGGGTTTTATCGCACTGCAGGTACATGCAATTGGCGATGATGAAGCTCCCGGCAAACAAATCAGGTGGAAAAATGTAAGGATTATGACTGACAGCTTGGAGCAATATAACACGAAAAGTGATGCACCCGTTTTTAATACTAATAATCAATTAACTTCCTCGGAGATAGAAAAGGAATGGAAATTGCTTTGGGATGGTAAATCTACTAATGGATGGCGTGGAGCCAGAATGGATAAGTTTCCAGAACAGGGCTGGGAAATTGAGGATGGAATTCTAACCGTTTTAGCAAGTGGTGGGGCCGAGTCTGCTGCAGGCGGTGATATTGTAACGGAAGATCTTTATGGTGATTTTGAATTAAAAGTAGATTTCAAATTAACAAAAGGAGCTAATAGTGGGGTTAAATACTATGTTGATACAGATATAAATAAAGGGCCGGGATCCTCCATTGGTTTGGAATACCAAATTTTAGATGATGAGAATCATCCGGATGCAAAATTAGGTAACCATAAAGGCAGTAGAACCGTTGCTTCACTCTACGACCTTATTAAAGCTGATCCAAACAAACCAATCAATCCCGTGGGAGAGTGGAATACTGCACATATCGTTTCAAAGGATAATCATGTAGAACATTGGCTAAATGGGACTAAAGTTTTAGAATATGAACGCGGAAGTGAAAATTTCAGAAAATTAGTCTCCGAAAGCAAATATGATAAATGGCCCAATTTCGGACAATCTGAAAATGGACATATCCTATTACAGGATCATGGGGACAGGGTAAGCTTTAAGAATATTAAAATCAAATCCTTAAATTGA
- a CDS encoding GH92 family glycosyl hydrolase, whose translation MSTRRNFIKKTALGSAGIAVASSAMGMPASSYRRIIGSNDRLNVAIAGLGRRLGAFYEPIANFMKNSVHLLSSKVNLQIIVLLVILAFFNGTITAQQKPVDLVNPFVDTVNSRWFYFSSASRPFGMVNLSPDTDTDGSWSSGYLYDSKYIRCFSHVHAWQLAGVAVMPTTGEFKGHLGMDAYQSAFSHDGEIAKPGYHKVFLKDYEIGVELTSTTRVGFHRYNFPKSKDNSIIFDTGARLAHGPTTFSKVWKVSDTEIAGVQVLKKTGRRPKDTPVYFAAKLNKPFDTFKGWVNNEMVEKQMDTIQGVNAGVGLFFNDEEASEVLMKVGISYVSVEQARKNLNTEIDHWDFDKVHNESLQTWNDWLSKIEIKGGTHKQQVKFYTDLWHALQGRRIISDVDGKYTDMTGESPVTRTVRLDENGKPLFPHYNFDAWWGSHWSLNILWSMAYPELMDGFSNTMIDMYKNGGLIPRGPSGGNYTFVMIGDPSVPFFAAAYNKGIRNYDIEKAYEGLRKNAFVGGSRDHAGYEHNTPAYGGGMQYYIENGWVPEGIEAKGGHKDGASMTLEYAYQDWCLAQLSKALNKEEDHKLFMKRSLNYKNLWNPETKMIHPREIDGSWIKDFKPVVESFNARGFCESNSAIYTHFVPQDLEGLIELFGGKDVYNDFLNESFIKGEKLDFVGANKNHAASWVDYGNQPGTGMAHLFNYSGAPWLTQKWVRKVKEVYGDITPYGGYKGDEDQGQMGALGTLMAMGLFELDGGASVKPYYEITSPIFDEVTIHLNNDYYPGEKFVIKTSNNKPENIYIQSAKLNNSNLDNSWFYHDDFAKGGILELKLGEQPNKEWGVKVPPPSFSQSKN comes from the coding sequence ATGAGCACAAGAAGAAATTTTATTAAAAAAACAGCTTTGGGAAGTGCTGGGATAGCAGTAGCCAGTTCAGCGATGGGAATGCCGGCCAGTAGCTACCGACGAATCATAGGCTCCAATGATCGGCTGAATGTGGCAATTGCAGGCCTGGGCAGAAGATTGGGTGCGTTTTACGAGCCTATTGCAAATTTCATGAAAAACTCGGTCCATTTACTATCATCCAAAGTGAATTTGCAAATAATTGTGTTGTTGGTTATCCTAGCATTTTTTAATGGTACTATAACGGCTCAACAAAAACCAGTAGATTTAGTTAACCCATTTGTAGATACGGTGAATTCCAGATGGTTTTATTTTAGCTCGGCAAGTCGACCATTTGGGATGGTAAATCTAAGCCCTGATACAGATACTGATGGCTCGTGGAGTTCTGGTTATCTGTATGATAGTAAATATATCCGTTGTTTTAGCCATGTGCATGCATGGCAATTGGCAGGAGTGGCTGTTATGCCAACAACAGGAGAGTTTAAAGGGCATTTAGGAATGGATGCTTATCAATCGGCTTTTAGTCATGATGGCGAAATTGCAAAGCCTGGTTATCATAAAGTATTTTTAAAAGATTATGAAATTGGAGTCGAATTAACGTCTACCACACGTGTTGGTTTTCATCGATATAACTTTCCAAAAAGCAAAGACAATTCCATCATTTTTGATACTGGAGCTAGATTAGCACATGGACCAACTACGTTTTCTAAAGTATGGAAAGTAAGTGATACAGAAATCGCAGGCGTTCAGGTTCTTAAAAAAACAGGACGTCGCCCAAAAGACACGCCTGTATATTTTGCGGCAAAGCTAAACAAACCATTCGATACTTTTAAAGGATGGGTAAACAATGAAATGGTTGAAAAACAAATGGATACCATTCAAGGCGTAAATGCTGGAGTTGGTTTGTTTTTTAATGATGAAGAAGCTAGTGAAGTGTTAATGAAAGTCGGGATTTCCTACGTGAGTGTAGAACAGGCTCGAAAAAATCTTAATACTGAAATTGACCATTGGGATTTTGATAAAGTGCATAATGAATCTTTACAAACTTGGAATGATTGGCTTAGTAAAATTGAAATTAAAGGCGGAACCCATAAACAACAAGTTAAATTTTATACCGATTTGTGGCATGCCTTACAGGGAAGAAGAATTATAAGTGATGTAGATGGAAAATACACGGATATGACGGGTGAAAGTCCCGTTACTAGAACCGTAAGATTAGATGAAAATGGTAAGCCTTTATTTCCGCATTATAATTTTGATGCTTGGTGGGGAAGCCATTGGTCGTTGAATATACTATGGTCTATGGCATATCCTGAACTTATGGATGGGTTCTCTAACACGATGATAGATATGTATAAAAATGGCGGACTCATTCCTCGTGGGCCATCAGGTGGTAATTATACCTTCGTCATGATTGGAGATCCCTCTGTGCCATTCTTTGCTGCAGCATATAATAAAGGCATTAGAAATTACGACATTGAAAAAGCCTATGAAGGCTTACGTAAAAATGCTTTTGTAGGAGGTTCTAGAGACCATGCAGGTTATGAACATAACACACCAGCTTACGGTGGTGGTATGCAATATTATATAGAAAATGGATGGGTGCCTGAAGGTATAGAAGCTAAAGGTGGGCATAAAGATGGTGCCTCTATGACTTTGGAGTATGCCTACCAAGATTGGTGTTTAGCTCAATTATCAAAAGCATTAAATAAAGAAGAAGATCATAAACTCTTTATGAAACGCTCGTTAAACTATAAGAATCTATGGAATCCTGAAACAAAAATGATTCATCCTCGTGAGATAGATGGTAGTTGGATAAAAGATTTTAAACCTGTGGTTGAAAGTTTTAACGCCCGTGGTTTTTGTGAAAGTAATTCAGCTATATATACTCATTTTGTACCTCAAGATTTAGAAGGCTTAATTGAATTGTTTGGAGGAAAAGACGTTTATAATGACTTCTTAAATGAATCTTTTATAAAAGGAGAGAAACTGGATTTTGTAGGCGCTAATAAAAATCATGCTGCTAGTTGGGTCGATTATGGAAACCAACCAGGAACCGGAATGGCACATTTGTTTAATTACTCTGGTGCGCCTTGGTTAACACAAAAATGGGTACGGAAAGTGAAAGAGGTTTATGGAGATATTACACCATATGGAGGTTATAAAGGTGATGAAGACCAAGGACAAATGGGTGCTTTGGGAACTTTGATGGCTATGGGGCTTTTTGAGCTTGATGGAGGAGCTTCAGTAAAACCGTATTACGAAATTACAAGTCCGATTTTTGATGAGGTAACCATTCATCTTAATAATGATTATTACCCAGGTGAAAAATTTGTTATAAAGACCTCTAATAATAAACCAGAAAATATCTATATCCAATCAGCAAAATTAAATAACAGCAATTTGGATAATAGCTGGTTTTATCATGATGATTTTGCAAAAGGAGGCATTTTAGAATTGAAATTAGGAGAACAACCAAATAAAGAATGGGGTGTAAAAGTACCACCTCCTTCTTTCAGTCAAAGTAAAAATTAA
- a CDS encoding sulfatase — protein sequence MNFFKLILYLFLLQTFSVIGQTKKPPNVLFLFVDDLRPDLGCYGNEIIKSPNIDQLASEGSVFLKHYVQVPTCGASRYSILTGQLPSAKGELSNQAIRELISGQPEQAKPETFIHQLRRKGYYTVGMGKIGHYIDGLYGYNESSEGAKRELPYSWDEKVFNAGKWGNGWNAFFGYADGSNRQSRNKQVKPYEKGDVGDEGYPDGLTANLAVEKLGELAKKEQPFFLGVGFFKPHLPFTSPKKYWDLYDESDIETTKSPNIPENINVASLHNNGELNQYLLGEEKPTLDNPASEEYAQKLRRAYYAAVSYTDAQVGKILNELKKQGLAENTIVILWGDHGWQLGDHREWGKHTIFEKAVRSPLIIKAPNLPDQTPRVDKIVSSIDIYPTLMELCDLEMPYKTAGRSMVRLLDKNRNKDWQQNAYSYYKDGISVRVPRYRYTKYFRTDKPRIELYDHKNDPYENDNVAEEHPQIVKKLDKILEMGNTGLYEK from the coding sequence ATGAATTTCTTCAAACTTATTTTATACCTTTTTTTGCTCCAAACTTTTTCGGTCATTGGCCAGACAAAAAAGCCACCAAATGTCCTATTCCTTTTTGTGGACGATTTGCGGCCAGATTTGGGCTGTTATGGAAATGAGATTATTAAATCGCCAAATATCGATCAGTTGGCCTCAGAAGGAAGTGTTTTTCTAAAGCATTACGTACAAGTTCCTACGTGCGGAGCTTCCAGATATAGTATTTTAACAGGTCAACTGCCAAGCGCCAAAGGCGAGTTGAGCAATCAAGCGATTCGCGAACTGATTTCGGGGCAACCGGAACAGGCCAAGCCGGAAACGTTCATCCATCAATTGAGGAGGAAAGGGTATTATACCGTGGGCATGGGGAAAATAGGGCATTATATAGATGGGCTTTACGGTTATAACGAAAGTTCTGAAGGAGCAAAACGGGAACTTCCCTATAGTTGGGATGAGAAGGTGTTCAATGCGGGAAAATGGGGGAATGGGTGGAATGCTTTTTTTGGGTATGCTGATGGCTCAAATAGACAAAGCAGGAACAAACAGGTAAAACCTTATGAAAAGGGGGATGTGGGCGACGAGGGTTATCCCGATGGCCTTACGGCAAATTTAGCTGTCGAAAAATTAGGAGAACTGGCCAAAAAGGAACAGCCATTTTTTTTAGGCGTGGGTTTTTTTAAACCGCACTTACCCTTCACTTCCCCAAAAAAGTATTGGGACCTATACGATGAATCAGATATCGAAACGACCAAATCCCCCAATATACCCGAAAATATCAACGTGGCAAGCTTGCATAATAATGGCGAGCTCAATCAGTATCTTTTAGGGGAGGAAAAACCGACATTAGATAATCCTGCGTCAGAGGAATATGCGCAAAAACTCAGACGTGCCTATTATGCAGCGGTGAGCTATACAGATGCGCAAGTGGGTAAGATTTTGAACGAACTGAAGAAACAGGGGTTGGCGGAGAATACCATTGTCATCCTGTGGGGCGATCATGGCTGGCAACTGGGCGACCACCGGGAATGGGGGAAACATACCATTTTTGAAAAAGCCGTTAGAAGTCCGCTGATTATTAAAGCCCCAAACCTGCCTGATCAAACTCCAAGAGTGGATAAGATCGTAAGCTCAATAGATATCTACCCCACGCTGATGGAGCTGTGTGACTTAGAAATGCCGTACAAGACCGCAGGACGAAGTATGGTGAGGCTTTTGGATAAAAATAGGAACAAGGATTGGCAGCAAAACGCATACAGTTATTATAAGGATGGGATTTCAGTAAGGGTTCCCAGGTATCGCTACACGAAATATTTCAGAACGGATAAACCGCGTATTGAATTATACGATCATAAAAACGATCCTTACGAAAATGACAATGTTGCCGAAGAGCATCCACAAATTGTCAAAAAACTGGACAAGATTTTGGAGATGGGCAATACCGGGCTTTATGAAAAATGA
- a CDS encoding twin-arginine translocation signal domain-containing protein → MNTRRNFIKKTALGSAGIAMAGSAMAMPASSYRRIIGANDRLNVAIAGLGRRLGAFYEPIALKESNVQLMYLFMIDVNPRL, encoded by the coding sequence ATGAATACGAGAAGAAATTTTATAAAAAAAACGGCCTTGGGAAGTGCCGGGATAGCGATGGCCGGTTCAGCCATGGCGATGCCTGCCAGTAGCTACCGTCGCATTATAGGGGCCAACGACCGATTAAATGTCGCTATTGCCGGTCTTGGCAGAAGGCTGGGCGCGTTCTATGAGCCCATTGCATTAAAAGAGAGCAATGTGCAGTTAATGTACTTGTTTATGATTGATGTAAATCCAAGGTTATAG
- a CDS encoding 3-keto-disaccharide hydrolase, with protein MKTKTISGVTFTLLLMTAFFLSLSSCDTKPKDSAPWTDIFNGKNLDGWTQKGGVAKYEVKDSLIVGTTVPNTPNSFLTTDKQYSDFIMEVEYKVDSTMNSGIQIRSNSLDHYRNGHVHGYQIEIDPSERAWSGGIYDEGRRGWLFSLTGSKDAQQAFKQNEWNKYRIEAIGDTIQTWVNGVPAAHLIDDKTDSGFIALQVHSIGEDDSEGKEIMWRNIRILTEDLDQYSRETPVDPVKTMNNLTSAEKETGWKMLWDGESTEAWRGAKLEEFPEKGWVVEDGVLTVLATGGEESTAGGDIVTKKLYGDFELKVDFKITEGANSGIKYYVDTDLNKGPGSSIGLEYQILDDKRHPDAKKGNHEGSRTLASLYDLVKADQKKPVNPIGEWNTAHIISKDGHVEHWLNGMKVLEFDRNSEDFLKLVSESKYEKWPDFGQLEKGQILLQDHGNRVSFKNIKLKSL; from the coding sequence ATGAAAACAAAAACGATTTCTGGTGTAACATTCACCTTATTATTAATGACGGCGTTCTTTCTTTCACTGAGCAGTTGCGACACTAAACCAAAGGACAGCGCCCCTTGGACCGATATTTTTAACGGAAAAAATCTCGACGGCTGGACGCAGAAGGGCGGCGTTGCCAAATACGAGGTCAAGGATAGCCTGATCGTGGGGACAACGGTGCCCAACACGCCCAACTCTTTCCTGACCACCGATAAACAATATAGTGACTTTATTATGGAAGTGGAGTACAAGGTGGACAGCACCATGAATTCTGGTATTCAGATAAGGAGCAATAGCCTTGATCATTATAGGAACGGCCACGTTCATGGATATCAGATTGAGATAGACCCTTCAGAAAGAGCTTGGAGTGGTGGTATTTATGATGAAGGCAGAAGAGGTTGGTTGTTTTCATTGACGGGGAGTAAAGACGCGCAACAGGCGTTTAAACAAAATGAATGGAATAAATATAGAATTGAGGCCATAGGTGATACCATACAAACTTGGGTCAATGGAGTGCCAGCTGCTCATTTGATAGACGATAAAACAGATAGTGGTTTTATTGCCCTTCAGGTCCACAGTATTGGGGAGGATGATTCGGAAGGTAAAGAAATTATGTGGAGGAATATAAGAATTCTTACTGAAGATCTTGATCAATATAGTAGAGAGACCCCTGTGGATCCCGTGAAAACCATGAACAACTTGACTTCTGCAGAGAAAGAAACTGGATGGAAAATGCTTTGGGACGGAGAATCTACAGAAGCCTGGCGTGGTGCAAAATTGGAAGAATTCCCAGAGAAAGGATGGGTTGTTGAGGATGGCGTTTTAACGGTACTTGCTACGGGAGGTGAAGAATCTACTGCTGGTGGGGATATCGTGACCAAAAAATTATACGGCGATTTCGAATTAAAAGTAGATTTTAAAATTACTGAAGGTGCCAATAGCGGAATCAAGTATTATGTAGATACCGATCTTAATAAGGGGCCGGGTTCTTCCATTGGTTTGGAGTATCAAATCTTGGACGATAAAAGGCACCCTGATGCCAAAAAGGGCAATCACGAAGGCAGCCGTACTCTTGCTTCACTATACGACCTTGTTAAGGCAGACCAAAAAAAACCGGTAAACCCCATAGGGGAGTGGAACACTGCGCATATTATTTCTAAAGATGGCCATGTGGAACATTGGCTTAATGGGATGAAGGTGTTGGAGTTTGACAGGAATAGTGAAGATTTCTTAAAACTTGTTTCTGAAAGTAAATATGAGAAATGGCCTGATTTCGGCCAATTAGAGAAGGGTCAAATTCTATTACAAGATCATGGAAATAGGGTAAGCTTTAAAAATATTAAACTCAAATCTTTATAA